One segment of Ancylothrix sp. D3o DNA contains the following:
- a CDS encoding flavin reductase family protein, protein MLDEQAKKTMLRKIPHGLYICGVKDGDEVNGFTASWVMQGSFTPPLVVNCVKNDSTSHAMIKSSGVFALSVLEAGQKDLAQKFFKPLRRAGNKFEDVDFYLGKETGCPIISDTLGYVECRVIGSVEHGDHTVFVGEVVGAGVHREGEALLLESTGWNYGG, encoded by the coding sequence ATGCTGGACGAACAAGCGAAAAAGACGATGTTACGGAAAATTCCGCACGGTTTGTATATCTGCGGGGTGAAAGATGGGGATGAGGTTAATGGCTTTACGGCTAGCTGGGTAATGCAAGGATCTTTTACGCCGCCTTTGGTGGTGAATTGTGTTAAAAATGATTCGACTTCCCACGCGATGATTAAAAGTAGTGGGGTGTTTGCTTTGTCGGTTTTGGAGGCCGGCCAAAAAGATTTGGCGCAGAAGTTTTTTAAGCCTTTGCGTCGCGCCGGCAATAAGTTTGAGGATGTGGATTTTTATTTGGGTAAGGAAACAGGCTGCCCGATTATTTCTGATACTTTGGGTTATGTAGAATGTCGTGTGATTGGTTCAGTAGAACATGGTGATCATACGGTGTTTGTAGGCGAAGTTGTGGGGGCCGGTGTTCATCGAGAAGGTGAGGCTTTGTTGTTAGAAAGCACCGGCTGGAATTATGGCGGCTAA